Below is a window of Halomicrobium mukohataei DSM 12286 DNA.
TACTCTGCGAGTCGCCGGAAGTTCGCCATGTCGTCGCCGCCCGCAAAGGAGTTACAGCGCACGGCCGGCGTCCCGAGCAACGCCGCCTCCGTCGCCATCGTCTGGGAGTCGCCGACGTACAACTGCGCGAACGCCAGCAGGTGGTGGAGGTCGGCCGGCGCGACCGGGAGTCGGTACTGGTCGAGGGGCGCGTCGAGTGGCTCCTCGGACGTGATGTACACCTCGCCGGCCTCGGCGAGCGTCTCGACGATCGCCTCCTTGCCGGCCCGCGAGAGGCCCCCCTCGCCCACGTCGTGCTGTGCGTCCCAGGAGACGAACCGGACCAGCGAGTAGTCGGCCGACGGGTCCACTCCGGCTGCCCTGACCACTTCCCGGTCGGGCTCGAACCGCTCGGGGTGGAGGTAGGCAAGTTCGTGGAGCCCCTCGTAGCGCACGTGGCGCGCGTCGACCTCTCCGTCGTACCACGCCGGTGTACAGACCACGTCCGCGAAGGGGAAGGCGAGGCGGTTGGTCAGCGCCGCCGGCTCGCTGTCGGTCAGGACGACGCTCTTGGCTCCGAGGGCGGTCGCCACGTGGGCCGCTGCGACCCCGCCGATCGCGGTGACCACGTCGGGCTGGAAGCGCCGCGCCGTCGCCAGCAAGCGCAGCTCGTACAGCGCCTGCACGCCGATCCGTCCCAGCGTCGACTGGCCCGAACCGGCGAGCACGCTGTGCTCGATGTCGAAGGCGGTCAGCAACTCGGTGGCCACGTCCTTCTCGCGCGTACAGACGCGTACCTCGTGCCCGTCGGCGGTCAGCTCCTCGATGACGGGGCGATAGAAGTGGACGTGGGCGGGGTGCTGAATCGTGATCAGGACCCGAAGCCGCTCTGTCTGTTCCGCTGGTGGCGTCCCGACTCCGTTTTGATCGGGGGGGACGGTAGCGTTCCGTGGCGTGTCTGTGGCTGTTACGGCCGAGGCGTGTCTCCGACGCATCACTCGGTGGTGACCGGGTGAGTGTTTTGTTATGGCCGACCTACGCCCTCGCACACGGCAGCCGGCGGCCACGGCGTCGCAGGGGCCTCGGCGAGTTCTCCGGCGTTCTCGCCTCCGGTCGCCTCTCACTCGATGGGAGCGCGGGCGCGCGACGAGGCAGGAAGAGTCCCGTCGTCGTCCGTCGTGACTCGCCGTCGACGAGCGCGGAAAATGGAAGCGGGGAAAGGGGAGTGGGGTGGGGGTGGGGGGTGGGGGTGGGCAAGTGGCGACGAGTCGGGGGGACGGAGACAGCCACTGTGTGGGGGGATTCGCTCCCCAGATACCACGTATCGGCCCAGGGGTATTGTTAGTCGATTCGTACCGCTCTGGCGTCGACGTGGGAGCGTCGACGACTCGTGGTAAGACCGACGAAACGCTCCTCCGTGCAAAATGGTGACAGTAAGATAATACATAACCTTCCGTATCCGGCCGCCACCTCTCACCGATGACCGAACACGGGTCGCTGCCGACTGACGCCTCGGACGACAAGCCAGACCACGTGCTTCGACTGCTCGCCTCGGAGACGCGGCGTGCAACGCTACGGGAACTCCGCTCGGAGCCGTCTCGATCGCTCGACGCCCTCGCGGACGCCGTCGCCGACAGCGGGGACGTCTCGGTCGAGTCCACGGAGCGACTCTCTCGCCGCCTCCATCACTGCCACCTCCCTCGGCTCGAAACGGCCGGCGTCTGTCGGTACGATCCCGACAAGTCGCGGGTCGACTACGTCGGCGACGAGACGGTCGAAGCCGTGCTCTCGCTGCTAGAGGAGTGATCGCTCGGCCCTCGGACGCGGGGCCGTCCGAGACGCCGCTGTGCCGGCGACGAACGCTCCGATATCGGTCTGGCTCGCGTCGCCCGCTCGTGGATCCCCTCGCCGTCGCCGAATCACGGTCGGGCAGCCGGGAGCGACACCGGCGGTCACGAGAGGGTCCACAAGAGTTACGTCTGTACAATCCGACTTCCTGTCACGTATGCAGTTCGCTCTCGTCTCTCCGCCTGCACGTCTGTGTCGTCCGGACTCGACATCGCCCTCCAGTTCGAGCGGCCGGGCAGCGTACGACGGCGTCCCGGTGCGACGCCGCGCCCCTCGCCGCGTCCCGACCGCTGGAGCAGCGACCGCCACCGTCGACGGTTCGAGGACGGTGAGACGAAACAGATGAACGACGATCTCGTCGTCGAGTACGATGCGGAGTTCGACCGCCACGTCGTCGAGTTCGACGCCGACGACGATTGGTCGACCAGCGAGATGGTCGTCTACGCGATGTCGGAGGTGTCGGGTGAAGAACCGACGGCACTGCGACCGCTGGGGACGGTGATCGATCCGGACGCGCTGGACACCATCTTCGATAGATGTCCCGACGACGGTCGCGGAGACGCCCACATCTCCTTCGAGTACGAGGGCTACGAGGTGACGGTGTACAGCCACGGTCGCCTGACGATCACCGAGCCCCGGTCCTGATCTGTCCGAGATTCCCGAAACGGGCTCGCTCGTGTGTGTCACTCGCCAAATCACGAAGAGTACTTACGGGGTCGACGGCTACCCTCTGTGCGTATCAGATGCGGTTCTCTTCAACTGACGGCCGGGGCGTGTCGGCCGATACTGCCCGTACCGGTGGGTACCGTGATGGGACGACGAGGCATGACAGCGAACACTGACGACGCCAGGCGGCGGGCAATCGACAAGCTCGAAGGCCTCGGACTGAGTGCGTACGCCGCGCGCACGTTCGTCGCGCTCGTCGAACTCGAGAGCGGCACGGCGAAGTCGATCAGCGCTACAGTAAATGTCCCGCGCACGCGAGTGTACGACGCCGCCGACGAACTGTCCGAGTGGGGACTCGTCGAGATCGAGTCGGCGACTCCGCGCCGATTTCACGCGGTCTCGATCGAGCACGCGCTGTTCGTGCTGGGGACCGAGTACACCGACCGGATCGACGACGTGACGGCGGCACTGGAGGCGGTCGGCTCGACGGAGTCGTCGCTGTCGCGGGACGACCTCTGGCTGTCGAGCGATCCGGCGGCGATCACGGAGCGAATGAGCGCGGTCGTTGCCGACGCCCAGGAGTCGGTGTTGCTGGCGGCGACCGACGACCGGCGGGCCGAGCCAGTCGCGGACGCCCTCGTCACGGCTGCCCAGCGCGGCGTCGAGGTCCGTGCGATCGGCGTCGACGACCGGTTCGACGAGAGCCCGGTCACCGTCGTGGACGACGACCGACCGTGGAATCCGGCCGTGTTGCCCCTCTCGACGGTGCTGCTCGCCGACCACGAGGACGCCGTGGTGACGTTCCAGTCCGAGGAGCCGCTGGCGTTCTGGAGCCGCGGCGAGTCGAACAATCTGCTCGTCCTCCTGCGGGCGTTGCTGGGGATCGAGTAGCGATGGCAGTCGTCGGCTTACTCCTCGAAGGCCCACAATAACCAAACCGCTCCTCACGGACAGCGTGAACGAACCATGCCGTCAGTGACCGATCGGACGACTGCGGGGACGGAGTACAGGGCGATCGTCGAGCGATACGACGCGCGGCCGAACCAGTGTACGATCTTCCGGGCGACAGACGAGCACGCGGCCGCCTGGATCTCGGCCGACGAAGCGACCTACGTCGATCTGGCCCTGGTTCGGTAGCACGCCTTCTCGCGGACCGTCGCCGTACCCGAGTACCGTGCGTTCGGCGTTCGGACTGTCGACAGTCACTGCTTCGCGATAGCCGTGTCTCCGGGGTCGCGAGATTCGGCTCGGACGGACGACTGACCGTCTCATACGGATTATTGTAGCGATTTACCGGTGATCGTCTACTCCGTGGCGACGATCACCGGTAAGCAACTACAATAAACCGTCTCGGCCGCTCGCACAGAAAACCGGACCCGGTCCCGCCGACCGTCCTAGACCGTGCTCTGCTCGTCGGTCTGTCGGTCGACGTACTCGTTGACGATCGCACAGCAGCCGAACGCGACGAGCACGACCGGGACGACGACGCCGACGCTGACGGCCGGGACGATCAGTGCGAGTCCGTACAGTGCGGTCCCGCCGGCAGCGAGCCCCGCGTAGTACCGGGGCCAGGGACGGTCCTCGTCGTCGCCGATGTCGAGGAACTCTTCGAGCTGGTCGGCGTTCGGTCCGAGACTGATCGTCCCCCGGTTCTGATCGAACGCCACGACGTTCATGTCGTCCATCTTGGGCAGATGGCACTGATAGAGGCCGACGTAGACGCGCTTGCGCTCGCTCGAAGAGATCGCCTGGACGGTCGTGTCGTTCTCGATGGCGGCGATGTGTTCGGCGAGATCGCTCAGCGAGACCGTCTCGTCGTCGGCCGCTTCGAGGTACCGCAACACTTCGCGGCGACGCTGGTTTTTCAGTAACTCGAACACCCGATCGACCGGTAAGGGTGCCGGCTCGTCCGCCGTCACCTCAGCCCCTTCCTGCTGGGCTGACTCCGTCGTCTCGTTCGTGTCGCCGACCGATCCACCCTCCGTCTGTGTTGACTCATCGCGCGTTGCGCTCATAGTAGTCTCCCAGTGTTCGCTGATTCATGTTCGTGACCTCCGTTGATCGTCCATTACCGGCTTGTGTCTGTGTCTGTTTCCTCGGTGACCCCGTACCGGTGACGCGACGCCAGCACCCACCATGGATCCTGGCCTCGGTCCAGTGGACGTATACTCACACCACCGGGAGACTTTTAATTGTTTCCTATACTTAACTTCTATTCTGAATGTTACTGCATCTGTAACATTTGTCAAATTGGGTATTATAGGCGACAGCCGGTGGTTACTCCGACTGACCGAACGTATAATCTGTTCTTTCTGCCGAAATGCAGACATCTATGGGAATATTGATATTTACCGAAGAATTACTAATTGTCCTCTCCCCATCGCGCTGTTGGCCGCCACCGGCTCGTCGTCCGCACGACCCGTGGTCGCGAAGGGCACCGAGGACGGCCGACAGTATCATACGGACGGTTGTAGCGATGTACCGGTGAGCGTTGGGACGGGTAGACGCTCACCGGTACGCAACGCCAACGTTCCGTATTATACGGACGGTTGTAGGCGTTTACCCAGTCGACCGCACGACGGCGTGCGGTCGATCTGGTAAAGATCTACAACTTTCCGCATCAGTCGGAGGTCGCGGGCCCGCTCCCGATCGTGTACACCTCGCCGGCCGTCGCCGGGTCCGTCAGTGCGTCTCGACCGTCGACGACGACCGGATCGGCGAGTCGGTCCCAGGGCACGTCGTCGAACGCGTCGTGGGCCGTCACCAGTACGAGCGCGTCCGGGTCGATCGCGGGGAGCTCCGACAGCGTCGCCGGCCGCCCCGGGAAGGCCGCGAGGTCGCTGCACACCGGATCGACGGTGTACACGTCGGCACCGGCCGCCGACAGCGCGGCGGTGATCGTCCAGGCCGGCGACGCCCGCGTCTCGTCGATCCCCGGACGGTAGGTGACACCGAGGACGGCGACGCTCGCGTCTCCGATCTCCGTGCCGGCGTCGACGAGCTGCTCGACGGTCTTGTGAACGGTGAACTCCTCCATCCGCTCGTTGACCCGGCGGGCCGTCTCCAGCAGCGGTGTCGACGTCTCGACGGTGTCGATGACGAAGTGGGGGTAGTAGGGGATACAGTGCCCGCCGACGCCGGCACCGGGATCGTGGAGCTCGCAGTACGGCTGGGTGTTGGCCGCCTCGATCGCTTCGCGCACGTCGATCGCGAGCCCGTCGGCCAGCCGTCCCAGTTCGTTGGCCAGCGCGATGTTGACGTCCCGGTAGAGCCCTTCGAACAGCTTGACGCACTCGGCGGTCGTCGGATCGCTCACGGGAATGACCTCGTTGCTCGTGAGTTCGCCGTACACCAGCTTCGCGACGCGCGTGCTCTCTTCGTCGACGCCACCGACGATCTTCGGGTAGCTGCCGGTGATGTCTTCGAGCGCGCGTCCGCTGGCCGTCCGCTCCGGACAGAACGCGAGCGCGAACTCGTCGGGGGCCAGCCCGCTCTTCTCGACGAGCCGTGGCCGTAGCACGTCGACGCACGTGCGCGGGGGGAGCGTCGATTCGAGGAACACCGCGTCGCCTGGTGCCAGTCCAGCAGCCACGTCGTCGACGACCGACTCCACTGCGGACAGGTCCGGACTGTCCGCGTCGTCGAGCAGCGTCGGGACGATGACGACGTGTAGCGCCGCCGACTCGGCGGCGTCGACCCCGTCGGTGGTGGCACGCAGCGACTCCGTCTCGACGGCCGTCTCGACGGCGGTGTCCAGTCCCGGTTCGTCCTCGACCGGGGACTGACCGTCGTTGACCGCGTTCACGACGGCGCTGTCGATGTCGACGCCGGTCACGTTTCCCGACCGGTCGGCGAACACCGCCGCGAGGGGCAACCCCATCTTGCCGAGGCCGTAGACCGCGACCGGAACGCCGCCTTCCCTGAAGGCCCGTCGCTGCTCGTCGGCCGGACGGTCACTGCCGTACAGCCGACACAGTGTCGTACTCATCCGTCGATTCCTCCGTCCGGCGTGGCCGGTCCGTGATCTGTCGTCACCATCTGGTTTGCCCGTCCGACGAGAGCGACATTGTTACGAACACCATTGCCCGGACGTACGACGGCGTTATGGCTCGCGTGATTGCCTCTCTCGTCGCGGTGGCGTGGCTCGCTCGAACGTGACGCATCAGAGACCATTTCCGGCGCGGTTCGTCGCCCGGTGGCGACTCCGCGCCCGTCGTGTCGGCCGTCTGGGACTGCGACACCACCGCGTCGCCGATCGGTAATCCGACCGTAGCGACTGTCTGGACGGCGAGGTCACCGGGTAACCTCACTGTTACTAAACTATGGGCGAGGGTCATATGTGCTGTATCGATTGTATATGCCGGACGCTGCGGGACAATCCGAAAACGTTCGATGTTCAGCAACAACGATGAACTCTCACAAGACACGGTGTTCGACGTGCTTAGCAGCGCGCGGCGGCGGGAAACGATCGCGATCTTACGGGAGGAGGAGACTCCGATCGAACTGACGACCCTGGCGGAGATCGTGGCCGCCCGAGAGAACGACACGACCGTCGAGGAGCTCTCCTCGCAGGACCGCAAGCGCGTGTACGTCTCTCTCTACCAGACTCACGTGCCGAAGCTCGTCGACGTCGGGGTCGTCGAACACGACGCCGACACGGGCGAAGTGTGGCTCACGTCCCAGGCCAGCGCGATCGAACCGTACCTGCACAACCCCGAACAGTCCAGACGGTGGCACCGGTATTACCTGGTCGTGGCGGTCGTCGGTGGACTGGCGTTTCTGGCAACGTCGTTCGGCGCGCTCCCGTTCGTCTCGGGAGCGCTGCTGGGCCAGATTCTCGTTCTCGCGTTCGTTCTCCTCGCGGGTGCGCAGTTTCTCCTCGCGTGGCAGCGCCGCCTCTGACCCGCCGTCTGGGACTGTCCGTGGCGCGTCGCACTGTCGGCCTCTCGTCGCGGCTCGCCGGCCCGATGTGCCGACGCTCACCGATCGATAGCCGACAGTGCCACCGGCTCGACGCCACGGCTGATGGTCGGTGGAATGCGGTATGAGAATGAGGTGGTCAGTCGTCGGTGCTCGAGTCTGGTAGCAGCTGTTCCGGTGTCCGTTCGTAGACCGGCGTCTCTGCGAACTCTGTGATCCGTTCCATTTCGCGCTCCGAGATGTGCTGAACCATCGGCATTGTCTGGGTCGTACGATCCTATAGTAATTGTGTCCGTAGCGAGTTCCCGGCCCACGGAAGCGACGAGTTACCGCACGGAAGCCACAGCGTTCTCGGGCTGTCGGGACCGACCGGCGTCTCCGAGATGGATCTGGCAGTGCTGGCCGTCCGTCTGTACAACGTTGGGGTCGCGGATAGCCCGGTCCACACGGTGGCGCTGCTGTCCGTGGCTCGTCGGCGAGCGCCGACGGGCCTCACACCATGTTCTCGGCTTCGATCGTCTGCCAGACCCGGTCGCCCTCCTCCGTGAGGCCGTAGACGCGCCCCTTCTTGCGCTCGTCGGAGACGAGCAGATCGACCAGCTCGCTCTCTCGGAGCTCCTGGAGCGCCCGCGAGACGTGGGCCAGGCCCACGCTGGCGTCGTCGGCGATGTTCGACGGCGTCGACGGTCCCTCGTCGAGGCGACGCATCGCGGCGACCCTGTAGCGCGAGCTGATGACGAAGCTCACGTCGTCCCAGTCGGGGTCGGTCATGACCGTCTCGCCCCCGATCGGTCCGTCGCGCCACTGGGTGACGGCACGCGACAGCGTCCGGTAGTACTGTGGAGTATCACTGTCGCTATAAGCGAGTCGAGTCGGACATAAAGACAGTCGGTCGTTAATCCCGTTCACGCTCAGTAAGCGGGTCTTTCTCGCGTGGTCTCCTCTGCCGACGGTCAGCAGGCGGTCCGTATGCAGTGGTCGGTCGGCCAACGAGCGCCTTCACATATGGCGTCCATAACAATACCACTCGGTTTCCGACCATCAGTCGTGACTTTCAGACGTGTTCGAACCCCTTCAGAGAGCGTTATCGACCGCGCGGGGCGTATCGAGGCCGGAGTACGAGCGACGCGACCAACGACCGACGCCACCTGATGTGGCCCTGGGAACACCTCGCCTGTGGCTACGTCGCCCTCTCGGTACTGTCTCGTCTCCGCGACGGCGATCGGCCCACGGGTCCACAGACCGTCGCCGTCGCGGTCGGGACGCAGTTTCCGGACCTGGTCGACAAACCGCTGGGCTGGGGGACGACGCTGCTGCCCTCCGGCATCTCGTTGGCCCACTCGCTGCTGGTCGCCGTCCCGCTGTCGGCCGCCGTCGTCGCCGTCGCGCGCGAGACCGGCCACGGACGGGTCGGCTGGGCGTTCGCGATCGGCTACCTCGCTCACCTGCCCGGCGACGTCGTCTATCCGATGGCACTGGGCGGACCGCCCCGGCTGGCCTTCCTGTTGTGGCCGCTCACGGAGAGCGTCGCGTCCGCGCCGGTCTCGATCACCGGCCACGTCTGGGCACTCCTCGCCCAGTTCGTCGCCCTGCTGGCCACGCCCGCGGGACGAGTGTACGTCGTCCTCGAACTCCTCCTGGTGGGCGGGGCGATCCTCGCGTGGGTGCTGGACGAGACGCCCCTCGTACCCGACGCCCGGTAGCAGCGGTCAACCGACGAGTGTCACCGGTGTCGTTCGACGCGAACTGGCCAGTACACCGAAAGAACCCACAAAAGCGCACGGGAGGTACTGTATAGCATGGGTGCCGAGCATCACGACGACCAGTTAGCTGCCGTGGAGTTCGACGACGAGCTGTCGTCGTCGTCGGTGACCGTGACGACGGTCTCCGTCGACGACCTCTTCGATGTCCTCGCACGTCCCGCGAACCGATACGTCTTGACGTATCTCCTGCGGGACGAGGGACCGGTCTACGCACACGAACTGGTCGAATACATCGTCGACGAGACCGATCCGCCCGAGGGCCTCTCGGAACAGGAGTATCGTGGCCAGATCGACTCGCGACTGCTCCACGTCTCGCTGCCCAAGCTCGAAGACGTGGGACTGATCGAGTTCGACGGTCGCCGACAACGAATCTCCGAGACCGACGAGACGACGGCCGCACTGCCGTACCTCCGCTTTGCACTCGCCCAGCAGCAAAGCCACGACGACTGATACGGATCGCTGTCCCCGTTTTTTCTGTCGACCTGGACCGGTGTAACTGTTCGTCCGGGACTGTCCGTGCGGACCCCGGCGGCGACGGGATCGCGGCCGCCTCCCAGCAGTGATCGCCGACGCCACGAGCGGCGGGGCGTCTCGGGACCGACGCGCCCGTCTCTCCGGGACAGGAGATCCCTTACGGATTCATCACGCGGCTAACCAGATCTCCACACTCCTATCATCTCCATAACAAAGGCGTCTGTCGCGGAGTGACCTGACGAACACTGGCCCTCAGTGTGGATACTATGACAAACGCGAGAATCGGTGACGGGAGTTACGTAGCACCGGAGGCCGTCGTGGGTCGCGACGAGGACGCGGAGACGACCCCACGACTCGGCGAGAACGCAACGATTCGATCGGGGACCGTGATATACGGCGACGTGACGATCGGCGACGACTTCTCGACCGGGCACAACGCCCTCGTCCGAGACGGAACGGTCGCGGGCGACGACGTGCTCGTCGGGACCAACACGGTCGTCGACGGCGACGTGACGATCGGCTCGCACGTCAGCCTCCAGACCGGCGTGTACGTCCCGCCGGAGACGACGATCGGAGACGAGGTCTTCCTGGGGCCCCACGCCACGGTCACGAACGACAACTACCCGATCCGCTCGGCGAGCGAACTCGACGGCGTCACGATCGAAGAGCACGTCTCGATCGGAGCCAACGCGACGATCCTGCCCGGGGTGACGATCGGTGAGCAGTCGTTCGTCGCCGCCGGGACCGTCGTCACGGCCGACGTTCCGCCCGAGACGCTCGTCGTCGGTGCGCCCGGCCGACACGAGGAACTGCCCGCCTCGCTCCAGGGAGGGAACCGGATCGAATGAGCTCTCAGATCGACCTCGACGAGATCTCACTGGCCGACCCGGTCGTCGAGGACCGCGAACAGCGCCGCGTCCGGTCTGTCCTCGAAAGCGGGCACCTCGCGGCCGGCAGCGAGGTCGCTGCCTTCGAAGCGGCCTTCGCGGACTACTGTGGGACCGACCACGCCGTCGCCACCAGCAACGGGACGACCGCGCTCCACGCGGCGCTGGCGGCGCTCGGCATCGGCGAGGGCGACCGCGTACTCACCACGCCCCTGTCCTTCGTGGCGACGGCCAACGCGATCCGGCTGGTCGGCGCAGAGCCGGTCTTCGCCGACGTGGATCCCGACTCGTACAACCTCGATCCCGAGGCCGCCAGCGAGCGCGTCGACTCCCTCGACGGCGACGTCGACGCCATCATGCCGGTCCACCTCTACGGGCTCCCCGCCGAGATGGATCGGTTCAGAGCGCTGGCCGACGCCTGCGACGCGACCCTGATCGAGGACGCCGCACAGGCCCACGGGGCCACCTACCGCGGCGAGCCGGTCGGATCGCTGGGCGACGCGGGCTGTTTCTCCTTCTATCCGACCAAGAACATGACGACCGGCGAGGGCGGGATGGTCGTCACCGACGACGACGCGGTCGCTCGTCGGCTCCGCTCGTTCATCAACCACGGGCGCGATCCCGAGGACGGCTCCGTCCACCGCTCGGTCGGCCACAACTTCCGGATGACCGACATCGCGGCCGCCATCGGACGGGCACAGCTAGAGCGGCTGCCCGACTTCGTCGAGTCCCGGCGTGCGAACGCCCGGCGACTCTCCGAGGGGATCGATGCCCCGTCGATCACGACGCCGACGGAGGCGGCGTACAAGCGCCACTCGTACCACCAGTACACCGTCCGCTCGCCCGAACGAGACGCGCTGGCGTCCGGCCTCGAACGAATCGGGATCGACACCGGCGTCTACTACCCGACGCCGATCCACGAACAGCCCGCCTACGACGACATCGAGTCGTCGTTCCCCGTCGCAGAGCGACTGACACGGGAGGTCCTCTCCGTGCCCGTCCACCCCTCGCTGGCGGACGAGACGGTCGAAACGATCGCGACTGCGATCGACACGGTGATCGCCGATGAGTGAGAACGGATCTCTCAAGACGGGCGTCGTCGGCGTGGGCAACATGGGTCGCCACCACGCACGCGTCTACGCACAGAACCGCGCCGTCTCGCTGGTCGGTATCGCCGACGCCGACGAGGCGACGGCCCGCGAGGTGGCCGACGACTACGACACGACCGTCATGTCGACCGCCGAGCTGCTCGACGCCGCCGACGCCGTCACCGTCGCCGTCCCGACCCGGTACCACGACGACCTCGTCGAGCGGGCGCTGGACGCTGGCGTCCACGTCCTCGTCGAGAAGCCGTTCGTGAAGGACCTCGCCGACGGCGAGGCGCTGGTCGAACGCGCCGCCGCCGAGAACCTCGTCCTCCAGGTCGGCCACATCGAGCGATTCAACCCCGCCATCCGAACCCTGACGGAGGTCCTGGCCGACCACGAGGTGATCGCGGTCGAGGCCCGCCGGCTCGGTCCGCCGGTCGACCGGGACACGACCGACACGGTCACGATGGACCTGATGGTCCACGACCTCGACGTGACCCTCTCCTTGCTCGACAGCGGCGTCAGGACCGTCGACGCGGTCGGCACCTGTGACGGCCAGCACGTCACCGCACAGCTTTCCTTCGAGGACGACACGGTCGCCCAGTTCAGTGCCAGCAGAGTGACCCAGCAGAAGGTCCGTCAGCTGGCGGTGACGACCCGCGACGCGCGGATCACCGTCGACTACGCCGACCAGGACGTGCGAATCCACCGCCACTCCGTGCCGGCCTACGTCGAGAACGACGGCGACGTTCGGTACCGCCACGAGAGCGTCATCGAACAGCCGACCGTCGCCAACGGCGAGCCGCTGGTGACGGAACTGGACGCGTTCGTCGAGGCGGTCGTGACCGACAGCGAACCGGTCGTCTCCGGGACGGACGGTCTGCGCGCCCTCGAACTCGTCGACCAGATCGACGCACAGGTGTCGACCGAACTGGACGCCACTGCCCAGCAGTCCCGCTAACGAGTGTGAGACGACTATGATACTGTCCCGCCAGTGCGTCGGTCCCGGCCCACCGAGAGCGGCCCGCACGGAGGTGAGCGGATGGGGTCGGTAGTGATCTCCGTCGACGCAGAACTCGGCTGGGGCTTTCACGACGTGTCGGGCCACTCGGAGCGACTGGCGGCCGCCCGCGTCGGCTGGAAGCGACTCGCCGGACTCTGCTCGGAGTACGAGATCCCCGCGACGTGGGCGGTCGTCGGCCACCTGTTGCTCACCGACTGTGACGGCCGCCACGAGAACCACCCCCGCGGTCCGGAGTGGTTCCGGTGTGAACGCGACCGCTGGGCCGACCGTCCGAGCCTGCGGTACGGCCCCCACCTCGTCGCCGACGTGGCGGCGGACCCGGTCGGCCACGAGATCGGCTGTCACACGTTCTCACACGTCCTCTTCGGAGCGGACGACACGACGGCCGCGACCGCTCGCGCCGAGATCGAGGCGTGTCTCGACGCGACCAGCGCGACCGACTACTCGCTTCGCTCGTTCGTCTTTCCGCGCAACAGCGTGGGTCACCGGGAGCTGCTCGCGGAGTACGACTTCGACTGCTATCGCGGTGTCGCCCCGGCGGAACGGACGCCGCTGAACAAACTCCGCGAAGCGACCGTCGGCGAGCCCGAGCCACGCCTCGTCACACCCGCCGTCGACGAGCACGGTCTGGTCGACATTCCGGCGTCGCTGTACCTCTTCTCATTCGAGGGCCGACCCCGGCGACTCCTGACGACGGTCTTCGAGGACCCGATCGTCCAGTACGCCCGTCGCGGGATCGACGCCGCGGCCCGCGAAGACGGCGTCTTCCACATGTGGCTCCACCCGAACAACCTCACCGGTCGCCCGGAGATCGCACGCATGCGAGCGATCTTCGACTACCTCGACGAGCGCCGCGCCGACCTCGCTATCGAGACGATGGGCGAGGTCGCTGCCCGAGTCGACCGAGTGGATCCGCCGACGGCGGGCCACTCTCCCGATGGCGTTTAACTCAGAAAACACTATAGGGCGGGCATAACAAACCCG
It encodes the following:
- a CDS encoding metal-dependent hydrolase, coding for MWPWEHLACGYVALSVLSRLRDGDRPTGPQTVAVAVGTQFPDLVDKPLGWGTTLLPSGISLAHSLLVAVPLSAAVVAVARETGHGRVGWAFAIGYLAHLPGDVVYPMALGGPPRLAFLLWPLTESVASAPVSITGHVWALLAQFVALLATPAGRVYVVLELLLVGGAILAWVLDETPLVPDAR
- a CDS encoding DUF7344 domain-containing protein, which gives rise to MGAEHHDDQLAAVEFDDELSSSSVTVTTVSVDDLFDVLARPANRYVLTYLLRDEGPVYAHELVEYIVDETDPPEGLSEQEYRGQIDSRLLHVSLPKLEDVGLIEFDGRRQRISETDETTAALPYLRFALAQQQSHDD
- a CDS encoding acyltransferase, with translation MTNARIGDGSYVAPEAVVGRDEDAETTPRLGENATIRSGTVIYGDVTIGDDFSTGHNALVRDGTVAGDDVLVGTNTVVDGDVTIGSHVSLQTGVYVPPETTIGDEVFLGPHATVTNDNYPIRSASELDGVTIEEHVSIGANATILPGVTIGEQSFVAAGTVVTADVPPETLVVGAPGRHEELPASLQGGNRIE
- a CDS encoding DegT/DnrJ/EryC1/StrS family aminotransferase; protein product: MSSQIDLDEISLADPVVEDREQRRVRSVLESGHLAAGSEVAAFEAAFADYCGTDHAVATSNGTTALHAALAALGIGEGDRVLTTPLSFVATANAIRLVGAEPVFADVDPDSYNLDPEAASERVDSLDGDVDAIMPVHLYGLPAEMDRFRALADACDATLIEDAAQAHGATYRGEPVGSLGDAGCFSFYPTKNMTTGEGGMVVTDDDAVARRLRSFINHGRDPEDGSVHRSVGHNFRMTDIAAAIGRAQLERLPDFVESRRANARRLSEGIDAPSITTPTEAAYKRHSYHQYTVRSPERDALASGLERIGIDTGVYYPTPIHEQPAYDDIESSFPVAERLTREVLSVPVHPSLADETVETIATAIDTVIADE
- a CDS encoding Gfo/Idh/MocA family protein, whose product is MSENGSLKTGVVGVGNMGRHHARVYAQNRAVSLVGIADADEATAREVADDYDTTVMSTAELLDAADAVTVAVPTRYHDDLVERALDAGVHVLVEKPFVKDLADGEALVERAAAENLVLQVGHIERFNPAIRTLTEVLADHEVIAVEARRLGPPVDRDTTDTVTMDLMVHDLDVTLSLLDSGVRTVDAVGTCDGQHVTAQLSFEDDTVAQFSASRVTQQKVRQLAVTTRDARITVDYADQDVRIHRHSVPAYVENDGDVRYRHESVIEQPTVANGEPLVTELDAFVEAVVTDSEPVVSGTDGLRALELVDQIDAQVSTELDATAQQSR
- a CDS encoding polysaccharide deacetylase family protein yields the protein MGSVVISVDAELGWGFHDVSGHSERLAAARVGWKRLAGLCSEYEIPATWAVVGHLLLTDCDGRHENHPRGPEWFRCERDRWADRPSLRYGPHLVADVAADPVGHEIGCHTFSHVLFGADDTTAATARAEIEACLDATSATDYSLRSFVFPRNSVGHRELLAEYDFDCYRGVAPAERTPLNKLREATVGEPEPRLVTPAVDEHGLVDIPASLYLFSFEGRPRRLLTTVFEDPIVQYARRGIDAAAREDGVFHMWLHPNNLTGRPEIARMRAIFDYLDERRADLAIETMGEVAARVDRVDPPTAGHSPDGV